GGAAAGAGGGTGTTTACTTCGAAGGTCCGGCAAGGGTTTTTGACGGGGAGTCGCATCTGATTGAAGGCATCAGCAATGGCAGGGTGCAGCATGGTGACGTAGTGGTAATTAAGAACATCGGGCCAAAAGGTGCTCCCGGGATGCCGGAGATGCTGAAACCTACGTCGGCTCTGATTGGCGCCGGACTTGGAAAGTCGGTAGCCCTGATCACCGATGGACGCTTTAGCGGCGGTACTCACGGATTTGTAGTAGGACATATTACTCCTGAAGCTTACCTCGGCGGCTTAATCGGCCTGGTACAGGACGAAGACAGGATCGAAATAGACGCGATAAAACGCCAAATCACTCTGAAGGTATCTGAAGAGGAGATTGCCAAACGAAAAGCAGCATGGGTACAGCCCGAATTAAAAGCCAAAAAAGGTTTACTCTATAAATACGCAAAGCTGGTAAGCAACGCTGCTGAAGGTTGCGTAACCGACGAAGACTGAGTTGGGAGTTGAGAGTTGAAAGTCGAAAGTTAAGAGTCGAAAGGCGAAAGCTTAAAGGTAAAAGTTGAAAGCTTACCGCTGATAGCAAAATATCTAATTTTAAATCTAAAAACATGGAAACAGCGCAACAGGAAGTATTGACTGCGAAAGAACCCGACACAGGAATAGAACTGACAGGATCAGTGGCTTTGCTGGAAGGACTCGTCGTGGAGGGTGTTGATACAATCTTCGGGTATCCGGGCGGTGCAATAATGCCTATCTACGATGCTTTATATGATTACTCAGATAAGCTGAAACACATACTGGTCCGCCATGAACAGGGTGGAATCCATGCCGGACAGGGATATGCCCGTTCTTCGGGAAAAGTGGGTGTGGTATTTGCAACGAGCGGACCAGGGGCAACCAACCTGGTCACCGGACTTGCTGATGCACAGCTCGACAGCACTCCTGTTGTTTGCATTACCGGACAGGTATTTGCACATCTGCTGGGGACTGATGCTTTCCAGGAAATCGATGTGATTAACATTACTTCTCCGGTAACTAAATGGAATTACCAGATAACGGATGCTACTGAGATTCCCGAAGTACTTGCCAAAGCATTTCATATCGCCCGCAGCGGCCGGCCCGGTCCGGTCTTGATAGATATTACTAAAAATGCGCAGCTTCAGAAGTTCAACTTCAAGGGATATACTCCCTGCAGACATATAAGGAGTTACCGTCCGAAGCCCATTGTGAGAAAAGAGTACGTGGAGCAGGCAGCCGAACTCATCAACAGTGCAAAGATGCCTTTTGTGTTGTGGGGACAGGGCGTTATTCTCGGCAATGCAGAGCAGGAATTTAAAGCGTTTATAGAAAAATCGGGAATTCCTTCGGCGTGGACTATCCTTGGCGCAGGAGTGATACCCAACGACCATCCGCTTAACGTTGGAATGCTTGGAATGCACGGCAATTACGGTCCTAATGTGCTTACCAACGAATGTGACGTACTGATAGCCATCGGAATGCGCTTCGACGACCGGGTAACAGGCCGTCTGGATAAGTATGCTAAACAGGCGAAGGTTATCCACCTGGACATCGACCCTGCAGAAATCGACAAAAATGTACAAACAACGGTTCCTGTATGGGGCGACTGCAAAGAGACGTTGCCTTTGCTCACTTCTCTTGTTGAAACAAAACAACATGCTGAATGGCTGGAACGATTCAAAGAATTCGAAAAGAAGGAAATTGATGCCTTGATCCGGGAAGAGCTCTTCCCTACCTGTGAAGAGATGACAATGGGCGAAGTGATCCAGTCGTTGAATGAACTCACGAATGGCGACGCTGTTATTGTTACCGACGTAGGGCAGCACCAGATGGTTGCCTGCAGATATGCGAAACTGAACCACACGAGAAGCAATATTACAAGCGGCGGTTTAGGCACTATGGGCTTCGCTCTGCCCGCAGCAATAGGCGCAAAATTTGGCGCGCTGGACAGGCAGGTGGTAGCTATTATCGGCGATGGCGGTGTACAAATGAATATTCAGGAGCTGGGCACCATCATGCAAAGTGGCGTAGATGTCAAAATAATCATTCTGAACAATCAGTTTCTCGGAATGGTTCGCCAGTGGCAGGAACTGTTCAATGAAAGGCGCTATTCCTTTGTAGATATAACCAGTCCCGATTTTGTAAAAGTAGCCGAAGGTTATGGAATCCACGGAAAGAGTATTGCAAAAAGGGAATATCTTAAGGATGCCCTGAAAATGATGCTCGAACATGAGGGATCTTATCTCCTGGAGGTGATGGTTAAGAAAGAGAATAACGTGTTCCCTATGGTACCTCAGGGTTGCAGCGTTAGTGAGATAAGACTGGCTTGAGTTATGAATTATGAGATATGAGTTATGGGATATGAGATACTCAAATCTCAAGACTAATTAATTAAAAAATCATGGATACAGAAAATACTCCGGTAAAGCAGGAATATAACATTACTGTTTATACAGAAAATCAGATTGGTCTGCTTAGCCGTATCGCCATTATCTTCACAAGAAGAAAGATTAATATCGACAGCCTGAATACCTCTCCGTCGGAGATTGAGAGTATTCACCGTTTTAATATTGTGATTAACGAAACGGAGGATGTAGTAAGAAAAGTTACACGACAGATCGAAAAGCAGGTAGAAGTACTTAAGGTGTATTACAATACCAACGAAGATGTGATCTGGCAGGAGATGGCCCTCTATAAGGTACCTACTGACACTATTGCTGAGAAGGCATCGGTAGAACGCCTCCTTCGCGAGAATGGCGCCCGGGCAGTGGTAATCAGAAAAGACTATACAGTATTTGAAACCACTGGCCATCGCGAGGAAACGGATAACCTCACTGCGGCTCTTCAGCCCTACGGATTGATTGAGTTCGTAAGAAGTGCACGGATTGCGATCATTAAGGATAGCGAAGGTTTTAACTGCAAGCTGAGGGAGTTTGAAAGAACTGAACCCGGACAAGATGTAGTAGAAAATGAGTACCTTAACAGCCGCGAAAAAGTATTCACAATGTGAGCGTCGGGAGTTAAAAGTAGAGAGTTAAAAGTAGAAAGTTAAAAGTAGAAAGTTGAGAGTTAAAAGCTGAAAGCTAAAAGCACAAAGCAGAAGGCTGACAGCAATAATCATAAAAACAAAGCAAAAGTTCAAACAAACAATCATGGCAAAATTAAATTTCGGCGGTGTTGAAGAAAATGTAGTGACCCGCGAAGAATTTCCGTTATCAAAAGCACAGGAAGTACTTAGCAAAGAAACGGTAGCAGTAATAGGCTACGGAGTACAAGGACCCGGACAGGCTCTTAATCAGAAAGATAACGGCATCAACGTTATTGTAGGACAACGCAAAAACTCTAAATCATGGGATAAAGCAGTACGTGATGGTTTCGTACCGGGTGAAACTCTTTTTGATATAGAAGAAGCACTTGAAAAAGGTACAATCATTTGCTACCTTTTAAGCGATGCAGCTCAGATAGAACTTTGGCCTACCGTTAAAAAGCACCTTACTGCAGGCAAAGCCTTGTATTTCTCTCATGGCTTCGGTATCACGTTTAATGAGCAAACCGGAATCGTTCCT
The window above is part of the Arcticibacter tournemirensis genome. Proteins encoded here:
- the ilvB gene encoding biosynthetic-type acetolactate synthase large subunit, producing METAQQEVLTAKEPDTGIELTGSVALLEGLVVEGVDTIFGYPGGAIMPIYDALYDYSDKLKHILVRHEQGGIHAGQGYARSSGKVGVVFATSGPGATNLVTGLADAQLDSTPVVCITGQVFAHLLGTDAFQEIDVINITSPVTKWNYQITDATEIPEVLAKAFHIARSGRPGPVLIDITKNAQLQKFNFKGYTPCRHIRSYRPKPIVRKEYVEQAAELINSAKMPFVLWGQGVILGNAEQEFKAFIEKSGIPSAWTILGAGVIPNDHPLNVGMLGMHGNYGPNVLTNECDVLIAIGMRFDDRVTGRLDKYAKQAKVIHLDIDPAEIDKNVQTTVPVWGDCKETLPLLTSLVETKQHAEWLERFKEFEKKEIDALIREELFPTCEEMTMGEVIQSLNELTNGDAVIVTDVGQHQMVACRYAKLNHTRSNITSGGLGTMGFALPAAIGAKFGALDRQVVAIIGDGGVQMNIQELGTIMQSGVDVKIIILNNQFLGMVRQWQELFNERRYSFVDITSPDFVKVAEGYGIHGKSIAKREYLKDALKMMLEHEGSYLLEVMVKKENNVFPMVPQGCSVSEIRLA
- the ilvN gene encoding acetolactate synthase small subunit — its product is MDTENTPVKQEYNITVYTENQIGLLSRIAIIFTRRKINIDSLNTSPSEIESIHRFNIVINETEDVVRKVTRQIEKQVEVLKVYYNTNEDVIWQEMALYKVPTDTIAEKASVERLLRENGARAVVIRKDYTVFETTGHREETDNLTAALQPYGLIEFVRSARIAIIKDSEGFNCKLREFERTEPGQDVVENEYLNSREKVFTM